A region of the Lycium barbarum isolate Lr01 chromosome 1, ASM1917538v2, whole genome shotgun sequence genome:
aaatgagcaaaactacaactactatggtgaaagaataagccacctagccttctatcctaatttgAGTCCTCCACAACCCCCTATTAAATGATTATACACAAACTATAATTATTTACACTTATAAATTTCTACCTTCTTCACAACCTCAGCAGGTAAATATTATACACAAAGTTAAATGATTCTCCCATTTTACCTCGTTGGTTATGTGGAACTTAAAGTTCATTTCTTCTGTTTTTTTACTTTGAGTTTCACTCAAATTTTGTGGAAAATGAATCGGCTTAAACCCGGAagtttaggggtcgtttggtagctggttagagttatgcaagtATTAGTAATACATGGAttagttatgagggaatctatgtgTTATTTTATGCAGGGATTAGTTATGCAGTGCTTAATTATACATGTACTAGTTATTCATGTACTATTAGTTATTCCACCTTCTGtgttgcataaaataatacatagattacCTCATAGCTTATgctacatgtattagttatgcgggtttctaaattgcaaaccaaacatCGTATCagttttatacatgaataacttacctAAACCTGTATTACTTAAGCAGGGGTTAATATCCGGATAACTCACCTCcaaaccagctaccaaacgacccctgaaAGTTCATTTCTTCTGTTTTTGCTCTGATTTTCGCTCTAATTTTGTGGAAAATGAATCGGAAGTTTACTACTCAGGCAGTATTTGAACCCATTTTTCTGTGGGATTACCTTTCTTTGTTATCTGGGCTTGGAACCAGCTATCCTTTATGTTAGGTCATATAGGTGGAGTTGGATCCATCTTGCTGTTgtgaaaaaacaaaaaggaaacatCATATTGTCTGGTGTAAAATTTATCTTTGTTTGGAGGGAAAATGGTTGAATTTGTGTCTATACTCTCCGAAATTGAGCAACTTTGACCTTCGTTAGACTTTTGGTCTAATCTTACCTGGCTCTTAGGTAAGGGACTTGATTTTGCTCTCAACTCCTCAGAGAACTCCGACATACCTGAGAGTAATTTTAAACTATAGATAGAAGTTGTAGGGTAAACTTAGACCTTTTCTTCCAAGTATTTTGGACACGTGGAGTCCACCTATTTCATGCTAGAGCTTCATTAAGGTAAAGATAAATACGAGATAATATGCAGAAGGCAAAGGTATGAATGGACCAAAAGTCTTAACGAAGGAGCAAAATTGAGCAATTCAGATAGTACATGGGAAAATTTAGACCTTTTCCTTTGTTAGAATAAATTGGCTTTTAGCACCTAGTGATTAATGAATCTGGAGGGAGACCATGGTTTAAATCCAGAGTAGAGCAAAAAAGGTAGGTAAGTGTGTAAGTGCGTAACTTGTGTCCGTGGACTTTGATCTAGGGGTTAGAGTATAAGTGTGTAACTTTGGTTCTTGGGATTTGGTCTAGTGATAAAAGTGTAAGTATGTAACTTAGATCCCAGACTTTAGTCTAGTCATAAGAGTGTAATTGTGTAACTTAGGCTGTTTGGATTAGACGCATATTGTGGATGGTTTTATCTCATTTCTCCAAGCTTTGGTAGACAGAGTTACTGGTACCTATATTGGTCGGAGCCGGGGAAGTAGCAAGTGTGTGCACAAGCTGGCCTGGACACTTATCATTATCactaaagaaaagaaaggaaaattgtTGGCTTTTAATGATCATTTTTGGTTTTGTTTTGTTACGCTTCCATAGAATGCTCAGTTATGTCTTTACAATCAGTGGGTCTGCTTATATAGATTCCACCATCTTTGGGTTCCTTAAGAGGCTCAATACTAATCTTGAGTCCATATTTCTTCCTTCATAGAGGCAACAAATATAATTACTACAATGGATTATATGTGTTTCTTTTTATGACAAGTATAATTAAATTAGCCCTGGTATGCCCTAGGTCCATTCGATGACATTGGTAAAGCTTCTAAGCTGCCTAAAACTGTATAGTTTTGTGTCATTTATGTTTGTTCAACTTTTTTTGATCTGTAAAGTGATATACTTTGCATTTGGGTTCATGATTTGAGCGTGTGGATTTTATCAAGGAAATTGATTTTCTCCATTGCAGGTTCACATCTCATTAGCTAAGGACAAACACATGCGGGTCACATGGGTCACCAATGACGGGTCTTCTCCTTCTATTGTTGAATATGGAACATCCCCCGGAAAATATAGTGCTATAGATAAAGGAGAAAGTACCAAGTATAGTTATCTTTTATATAGTTCGGGGAAGATACATCACACTGTCATTGGACCATTGCAAGAAAATACCACGTACTTCTATAGATGTGGAGGCAAAGGTCCTGAATTCCAGATGAAAACTCCACCCTCTAAGTTTCCAGTTACTTTTGCTGTGGCTGGTGATTTGGGCCAGACTGAATGGACCAAGTCAACTTTGGACCACATAGACCAATGCAAATACGATGTTCATTTGCTCCCTGGTGACCTTTCTTATGCTGATTATTTACAACACAGGTGGGACACATTTGGTCAACTCGTTCAGCCGCTCGCTAGTTCTAGGCCATGGATGGTAACACAAGGGAATCATGAAAAAGAAAGGATACTGTTTCTAGAGGATGGGTTCGTCTCTTATAACTCAAGGTGGAAAATGCCATTTGAGGAGAGTGCGTCCACTTCAAATCTCTACTATTCATTTGATGTTGCTGGGGTTCATATCATTATGCTCGGTTCATATACTGCTTATGATGAGTACTCTGATCAATATAGCTGGCTGAAGGTTAGATGAGCTCTCATTTATTCCTACAATGGAAAATATCTGTTTGTAGAAATTTATGATTCGTATAGAAGTCACCATGAAAGGGAGTAATTTCCTATTGTTTTACAGTTTCACTTATAGACATTTCAGGAAATTTCCAATCCTTAGAAAGTGCCAATATGAAACAGAAGATATTTTTGTTGTTTATACTTTTAGATCTTTAGATATTTTTGTGCAGTGTTTTATTAAGAAACTTTGGAGTTTACACGTAAAAAGAGCCTAGTATATGTAGTGAAGAGTGAATGACCTGAGGCATGTAGCTTTTTAAGCAGTTAGACACTTAAGactttagggtgtgtttggtatggaggtaTGTTTTGCAATTTTCCCATGTTTGATTTGTCAtgtttttggaaaacattttc
Encoded here:
- the LOC132628197 gene encoding purple acid phosphatase 18-like codes for the protein MKILLPFLTAILFIAGKVFAGEYIRPPPRKMFHLPWDKKPSSQPQQVHISLAKDKHMRVTWVTNDGSSPSIVEYGTSPGKYSAIDKGESTKYSYLLYSSGKIHHTVIGPLQENTTYFYRCGGKGPEFQMKTPPSKFPVTFAVAGDLGQTEWTKSTLDHIDQCKYDVHLLPGDLSYADYLQHRWDTFGQLVQPLASSRPWMVTQGNHEKERILFLEDGFVSYNSRWKMPFEESASTSNLYYSFDVAGVHIIMLGSYTAYDEYSDQYSWLKADLLKVDRKRTPWLVVLFHVPWYNSNRAHQCEGDDMMAAMEPLLYAAGADIVFSGHVHAYERTKRVYKGKTDPCGAVHITIGDGGNREGLAHRYKQPPPEWSVFREASFGHGELKMVNSTHARWTWHRNEDDESVRSDQVWITSLIGSGCNNGGNHEMRRILMAS